The Bacteroidales bacterium genomic sequence TTTTATGGATTGGGAAAAACCAATATGACTCCATCCCAACAGAAATACACATACAATCAATAACTTATTCATATTCATATCCGATTTGTAATGAACAAAGGTAATCATTCCTGTTTTGCAATGACGAACGATGAACTATGAACTTTGAATATTGAACTTTGAATATTGAATATTGAATATTATGATTTGATACTTACCATATCATGATTTTGTGTAACTTTGTGCATAGTATTTACTTTTTGTTTTTCAATTAACCAAAACAAGCCTATGTCCGTATTGACAGAAGCGGAAGAAATTGCTATCCAAAACCAATTTCAGGAACTGCTTCATGTTTCTACTTTTATTCGTTCGGGGGAAGACCTTAACCTGATCCGCAAAGCATTCGACCTGGCACATGAAGCACATGGAAATATGCGTCGGAAATCAGGAGAGCCTTATATCATCCATCCTATATCTGTGGCACGTATTGTTGTGGAAGAAATAGGACTAGGCACCACTTCTGTAGTTGCCGCATTATTGCATGATGTGGTGGAAGATACAGATTATACCCTTGAATTTATTGAGAACCAGTTCGGAAAGAAGGTAGCTGCTATAGTGGACGGGTTGACCAAAATTTCTGATGTCTTTGACAATAATTCGTCTTTGCAGGCCGAGAATTTTCGTAAGATGTTGCTCA encodes the following:
- a CDS encoding HD domain-containing protein; the encoded protein is MSVLTEAEEIAIQNQFQELLHVSTFIRSGEDLNLIRKAFDLAHEAHGNMRRKSGEPYIIHPISVARIVVEEIGLGTTSVVAALLHDVVEDTDYTLEFIENQFGKKVAAIVDGLTKISDVFDNNSSLQAENFRKMLLTISDDLRVILIKLADRLHNMRTLDALSPEKQIKIATETIYLYAPMAHRLGFYTIKQELEDLSLKYRHPR